Part of the Litorilinea aerophila genome is shown below.
CACGCTAAAATCTGCAACGCTAAAACTGCAGGTGTATACTGTGATCCATACACCAGTTGAATTATCTCAGGCGCAAGAACGGTCAAACTCAAACTAATGGGAAATGCTATACCCATCAGAATAAGCAAGAGTCTGCGGACCAATTGGTAAACTCTCTCCGATGATTCTTTGCATAAAATAGGGTAAATCCCGTCCATCAATGTACGCGGGAGAAGGCTAACAAGCGTAGCGAGCTTGTAGGCCGATGAATACCAGGCAACCGGCTGAACACCTGAAAATATACCCAAAAGAACAGTGTCGGCACGCATATACATGCCATTAAACATATCGTAGAGAGCAAAGGGCGTAGACTGCTTAAGCAATTGACGAATATTGTATTTACTGTTGTGGGGTAGAGCTACTGATGACAGTTGCGGGGTTCGTCTTCGAATTAACACTGACGAGATTAAGACCTCGCTGAGATTCACTATCGCCAGAACGAGGCAGATCATCAGCAAATCCGGACGAATCAAAATCACAATTAGAATCAGCGATAATCTAGCAATATTGCTGATTGCACCGATATAGGTTTGCAAATGCATCCATTCGTGTGCACGAAATACTGCCCGGTTCAGAAGAGCAAAGGATTTCGCAATCTGAGAAACAGCCAATAACACAAATGCTGCACCTAAGAGCGTGTTTTTAAAATAGTCTAGCTTGAAGGCAATACCGATAATGATTAATAGTCCAAACAAACTGAGGAGGACTTTCGTTGCAATGGCGGTTCTCAGGTAACGAGCGGTGTCTTCAGGTTTCTGGGCAACTTGTCTCAGGGAGAAAGGTGTTAACCCAAAATCGTACAATGGCGTAAAAAAAGCAATAAATGCGAGCCAAAGTGAATACTGTCCAAAACCCGTTGGCCCCAACCGCCGTGCTAATACAGCGGTCACGATCATACTCAATCCCAGTTCAATTGCTGTAGCAGCAGATAGCCAGGTAAAATTTCGTAAAATTCGCCGAATCATTTGCACCACACATTATGGGATTGCAATAGCTACTTCGGCAAGAAATCCATCGCACCTCCGGACCCTTTGAGCATTCGTCTAACTGCGGCCGGGACCAGATGCCGAAATGTTGCCAAGTAGGATATGGGGTTTAGCCAAACACCAGGATCATAATGGTTTGCCGCCCTCATCATTTCCAATGCCATACGCGGCTCCCGCCGGTAAACCAACCACCAAAATGCCTTTGCAGCCATGCTCTTTGTAGAGAACGCTCGGATAGCTTTTTTTCGCAATGCACGCAAGTGGTCTTGCTCGGAAGAGAGACTGCCGAACACACTATTGAGCACCCGGTATGGTTCTGTCGCACCTTCGGGAGAAATTGTACCGCGTTTGGAGATTGCCTGGGGCAGCCTTCTCCAATCCAGGAGTGGTTCCGAGATATACCCCACATCATACTGCGCGCTGAGCTTGAGCCATAACTCATAGTCTCCAGCGTATGTCCACCCTTCATTTATACCACCAACAGAAAAATAGTGATTGCGACGGAAAATCACCGAAGGACTACAAATAAGATTTCCTCGAAGCACTAGATCTCTAAACACTTCGGTTCCCGGAATTATTCCCGTCGACTTATACGGATAAACTACTCGTTTCACTACTCCTTCCGAGTCAATAATACGATAAGCTGTATGAACAAAGCTGACATTTGGGTATTTCACCAAGAAATCAATCGCTTTTTCAAAATAATCGGGAGCGCAAGTATCATCCCCTTCTGCCCGCGCAACAAAATCAGCTTCACACCATGAGAGAGCTTCTTCATAACTTTGGTAAACGCCGATATTTTGATCGTGAAGTATTAATTTTTTTAATTGTGGCACATTTCTCAACTCCCGCTGAAGCACTTCTGCGCTATGATCAGTTGAAAAATCATCCAAAACTATCCATTCAAAATCCTTGAAAGTTTGAGTACATATTGAACGAATGCGCTCCTGAAGGAAAGGAGCTTGGTTGTAAACCAGTGTTAT
Proteins encoded:
- a CDS encoding flippase — encoded protein: MIRRILRNFTWLSAATAIELGLSMIVTAVLARRLGPTGFGQYSLWLAFIAFFTPLYDFGLTPFSLRQVAQKPEDTARYLRTAIATKVLLSLFGLLIIIGIAFKLDYFKNTLLGAAFVLLAVSQIAKSFALLNRAVFRAHEWMHLQTYIGAISNIARLSLILIVILIRPDLLMICLVLAIVNLSEVLISSVLIRRRTPQLSSVALPHNSKYNIRQLLKQSTPFALYDMFNGMYMRADTVLLGIFSGVQPVAWYSSAYKLATLVSLLPRTLMDGIYPILCKESSERVYQLVRRLLLILMGIAFPISLSLTVLAPEIIQLVYGSQYTPAVLALQILAWASFFVFGSSLLLATLNALHSENTVARIMSVIGVGGLISYALSIPKWGYIGASIVSTGIEFAGFLLMVMVVQQKFKRQMISSGTSLRLLSICGIALGISWLGVRHASAFLVLSLVLPVYVFCFVFVLKNDGWIPEGSMTFLRSLLAFQR
- a CDS encoding glycosyltransferase — encoded protein: MRKPTLSVITLVYNQAPFLQERIRSICTQTFKDFEWIVLDDFSTDHSAEVLQRELRNVPQLKKLILHDQNIGVYQSYEEALSWCEADFVARAEGDDTCAPDYFEKAIDFLVKYPNVSFVHTAYRIIDSEGVVKRVVYPYKSTGIIPGTEVFRDLVLRGNLICSPSVIFRRNHYFSVGGINEGWTYAGDYELWLKLSAQYDVGYISEPLLDWRRLPQAISKRGTISPEGATEPYRVLNSVFGSLSSEQDHLRALRKKAIRAFSTKSMAAKAFWWLVYRREPRMALEMMRAANHYDPGVWLNPISYLATFRHLVPAAVRRMLKGSGGAMDFLPK